A portion of the Ricinus communis isolate WT05 ecotype wild-type chromosome 10, ASM1957865v1, whole genome shotgun sequence genome contains these proteins:
- the LOC8258628 gene encoding pentatricopeptide repeat-containing protein At3g04760, chloroplastic, with protein sequence MTLFSTEFLPHSISFTTQPLKPTSNSLHSTIVSCIRPELNDANKVRNPQKVRVSAETRQTHVLSFDFKEVHLMKLLNRSCRAGKYNESLYFLECMVDKGYTPDVILCTKLIKGFFNSRNIGKATRVMEILERYGKPDVFAYNALISGFIKANQLENANRVLDRMKSRGFLPDVVTYNIMIGSFCSRGKLDLALEIFEELLKDNCEPTVITYTILIEATILDGGIDVAMKLLDEMLSKGLEPDTLTYNAIIRGMCKEMMVDKAFELLRSLSSRGCKPDIITYNILLRTLLSRGKWSEGEKLISEMISIGCKPNVVTHSILIGTLCRDGKVEEAVNLLRSMKEKGLKPDAYCYDPLIAGFCREGRLDLATEFLEYMISDGCLPDIVNYNTIMAGLCRTGKADQALEVFEKLDEVGCPPNVSSYNTLFSALWSSGDRYRALEMILKLLNQGIDPDEITYNSLISCLCRDGMVDEAIELLVDMQSGRYRPNVVSYNIILLGLCKVNRANDAIEVLAAMTEKGCQPNETTYILLIEGIGFSGLRAEAMELANSLHGMNAISEDSFNRLNKTFPLLDVYKDLTFSDGANGT encoded by the exons ATGACTCTATTTTCCACTGAGTTTCTCCCTCATTCAATCTCTTTTACTACACAACCGCTAAAACCCACTTCAAATTCACTTCATAGCACTATAGTTAGCTGCATAAGACCTGAGCTGAATGATGCTAACAAGGTGAGAAACCCACAAAAAGTCAGGGTTTCAGCTGAAACAAGACAAACCCATGTCTTATCCTTTGATTTCAAAGAGGTTCATCTCATGAAACTGCTTAATAGGTCTTGTAGGGCAGGCAAGTATAACGAATCGCTTTATTTTCTCGAGTGCATGGTCGATAAAGGTTACACTCCTGATGTTATTTTGTGTACTAAGCTTATCAAAGGTTTTTTCAATTCAAGAAATATAGGAAAGGCTACTAGAGTTATGGAAATTCTGGAAAGATATGGTAAGCCTGATGTTTTTGCTTATAATGCATTAATTAGTGGGTTTATTAAGGCTAATCAATTGGAAAATGCTAACAGAGTTCTTGATAGGATGAAAAGTAGAGGATTTTTGCCAGATGTTgttacatataatataatgattGGGAGTTTTTGTAGTAGGGGAAAGCTTGATTTAGCTTTGGAGATTTTTGAAGAACTGTTGAAAGATAATTGTGAGCCAACTGTGATTACGTACACTATTTTGATAGAGGCAACCATTCTTGATGGTGGGATTGATGTAGCTATGAAGCTTTTGGATGAGATGTTATCAAAAGGGCTTGAACCTGATACTTTGACTTATAATGCGATAATTAGGGGAATGTGCAAAGAAATGATGGTGGATAAAGCTTTTGAGCTTCTTAGGAGCTTGAGTTCAAGGGGTTGTAAGCCAGATATAATCACTTACAATATACTATTACGAACACTTTTGAGTCGAGGGAAATGGAGTGAAGgggaaaaattaataagtgaGATGATTTCAATAGGCTGTAAGCCAAATGTTGTTACTCATAGCATTTTGATTGGCACACTGTGTCGTGACGGCAAGGTTGAGGAAGCAGTGAACTTATTGAGGTctatgaaagaaaagggtttGAAGCCTGATGCCTACTGTTACGACCCACTGATTGCTGGTTTCTGCAGAGAGGGGAGATTAGATTTAGCTACTGAATTCTTGGAGTATATGATCTCCGATGGTTGCTTGCCTGATATTGTGAACTACAATACAATAATGGCTGGTTTGTGCAGGACTGGAAAAGCTGATCAAGCTTTGGAAGTCTTTGAAAAACTAGATGAAGTGGGTTGTCCTCCAAATGTTAGTTCTTACAATACATTGTTCAGTGCATTATGGAGTTCTGGAGATAGATATAGGGCCCTGGAAATGATACTGAAGCTGCTCAATCAGGGAATTGATCCAGATGAAATAACATATAATTCACTCATTTCATGTTTGTGCAGAGATGGAATGGTGGATGAAGCTATTGAGCTGTTGGTAGATATGCAAAGTGGTAGGTACCGGCCTAATGTCGTCAGTTATAACATAATTCTTCTGGGTTTGTGTAAAGTAAATAGAGCCAATGATGCCATTGAGGTGCTAGCAGCAATGACTGAAAAGGGATGCCAGCCAAATGAAACCACTTATATCTTGTTGATTGAAGGCATTGGCTTTTCAGGATTACGAGCTGAAGCTATGGAGTTGGCTAATTCTCTTCACGGTATGAATGCTATTTCTGAAGATTCATTCAACCGTCTGAATAAGACCTTCCCTTTGCTGGATGTGTACAAAGACCTCACTTTCTCAGATG GCGCTAATGGAACATAA
- the LOC8258627 gene encoding pentatricopeptide repeat-containing protein At1g08610 has product MSYTISPQNSGVEIRCLHMCSKQVGPSCSMGKASFFDLNYTTKHGYKNQSCLKRTGDLHSGRTLFPLQCKGLQKSVSIDKVDKNDHDDWSSETLVLDVGRKFREQMNTKNHVSPKSYIEGPFVENEEEINNEILQHLCNKGRLMDAPRLIDVMARRSQIPNFSCCTNLIRGFIKVDQIDKAARILKIMVMSGGVPDVITYNMMVGGLCKRGKLKSAIDLLEDMSLSGCPPDVVTYNTIIRCMFHNANFDQAVRFWKEQLRRGCPPYLITYTILIELVCKHCGTVRAMEVLEDMAIEGCYPDLVTYNSLVNFTCKQGKYEDAALIIINMLSHGMEPNAITYNTLLHSLCSCGLWDEVDEILTVMKETSHPPTVVTYNTLINGLCKSGLVNRAIDFFHQMVYENCLPDIVTYNTLLGALCKEGMLDEALQVLGFLSHSSCSPGLITYNTVIDGLSKRGYMDKAMKLYNQMIENGITPDGITHRSLVWGFCLAGQFEDAVEILREMGKRDHRINSYAYRSVIDGLCNNKKTDIAIQVLEIMISSRCKPDEEIYSALINSLADAGMMEEANELRQKLINIKVLKDQSILHFL; this is encoded by the coding sequence ATGAGTTATACAATTTCCCCTCAGAACTCTGGAGTTGAAATTCGTTGCTTGCATATGTGCTCTAAACAAGTGGGGCCTAGTTGTTCAATGGGGAAAGCATCATTCTTTGATCTGAATTATACAACAAAGCATGGTTACAAAAATCAGTCCTGTTTAAAGCGGACAGGAGATCTTCATTCAGGAAGAACATTATTTCCTTTGCAGTGCAAAGGACTGCAAAAAAGTGTTTCAATTGATAAAGTTGATAAAAATGATCATGATGATTGGAGCTCTGAGACTCTTGTATTGGATGTTGGGAGAAAATTCAGGGAGCAAATGAACACAAAGAATCATGTTTCTCCAAAATCGTATATAGAAGGACCTTTCGTTGAAAATGAGGAGGAAATCAACAATGAAATCCTTCAGCATCTGTGCAACAAAGGGAGGCTAATGGATGCACCCAGGCTGATAGATGTTATGGCACGTAGAAGCCAAATTCCCAACTTCAGTTGTTGCACAAACTTAATTAGGGGCTTTATCAAAGTTGATCAGATAGATAAAGCTGCCAGGATTCTTAAAATCATGGTTATGTCAGGTGGGGTTCCAGATGTTATTACCTACAACATGATGGTTGGCGGTTTATGTAAGAGAGGAAAATTAAAATCTGCCATTGATCTTCTGGAAGATATGAGTTTGAGTGGTTGTCCCCCGGATGTGGTTACTTACAACACAATAATTCGTTGCATGTTTCATAATGCAAATTTTGATCAAGCTGTTCGATTTTGGAAGGAGCAGTTAAGGCGGGGATGCCCTCCATATCTGATAACTTACACAATTCTCATTGAGCTAGTCTGCAAGCATTGTGGAACTGTTCGGGCTATGGAAGTGTTAGAGGATATGGCAATTGAGGGCTGTTATCCTGATCTTGTTACCTACAATTCATTGGTAAATTTCACTTGTAAGCAGGGAAAGTATGAAGATGCAGCGTTGATCATCATTAACATGCTGTCTCATGGAATGGAACCCAATGCTATAACGTACAATACACTTCTCCATTCTCTTTGTAGTTGTGGGTTATGGGATGAAGTAGATGAGATCCTTACAGTCATGAAAGAAACGTCCCATCCTCCAACTGTTGTTACTTACAACACTCTGATTAACGGGTTGTGTAAGTCTGGACTTGTGAATCGGGCCATTGACTTTTTTCATCAAATGGTTTACGAGAATTGTTTGCCTGACATTGTTACTTATAACACTCTCCTTGGTGCACTATGTAAAGAAGGAATGTTGGATGAGGCCCTTCAAGTGCTTGGCTTTTTAAGCCACAGCAGCTGTTCTCCTGGGTTGATAACTTATAATACTGTCATTGATGGATTGTCTAAAAGGGGCTATATGGATAAAGCAATGAAATTATACAATCAAATGATAGAAAATGGGATCACTCCTGATGGCATCACCCATCGATCGTTGGTTTGGGGATTTTGCTTGGCAGGTCAATTTGAGGATGCTGTGGAGATACTGAGAGAGATGGGAAAGAGAGACCACAGGATCAATAGTTATGCTTACCGATCGGTAATTGATGGTTTATGCAACAATAAGAAGACAGATATTGCAAtacaagttctagaaataatGATCTCCAGTCGGTGCAAGCCAGACGAGGAGATTTATTCTGCTCTAATCAACAGTTTGGCAGATGCTGGAATGATGGAAGAGGCTAATGAATTGCGGCAGAAATTGATTAACATCAAGGTTCTTAAAGATCAATCCATATTGCATTTTTTGTAG